Proteins from one Stegostoma tigrinum isolate sSteTig4 chromosome 17, sSteTig4.hap1, whole genome shotgun sequence genomic window:
- the iftap gene encoding intraflagellar transport-associated protein isoform X1: protein MEEGGIAFDALERFCSSHEQTYAEFLESFMHLRKEDLKKQKTSSPDGDSIADDEYKLTQRVLLENSVQIEGELPKDGKKAKHYIDIEKRDNKKQTEYQSNSGLEVLPGEIVEETAANYTHYESKHTSLNFKVNPNVEEYNENSYDQVLTDEVQPFTLDEDFDYDYVCLKPKYTETEIKTISALSKQRLERENLM from the exons ATGGAGGAAGGAGGAATAGCCTTTGATGCTTTGGAAAGATTTTGCAGCAGTCATGAACAAACATATGCTGAATTCTTGGAATCATTTATGCACCTCAGAAAAG AGGACTTGAAGAAACAAAAGACATCATCTCCTGATGGTGACAGCATAGCAGATGATGAATACAAACTAACTCAGAGGGTGTTGTTGGAAAATTCAGTCCAGATTGAAGGAGAGCTGCCCAAGGATGGCAAGAAGGCAA AACATTACATTGACATTGAGAAAAGGGACAACAAAAAACAAACTGAATACCAAAGCAATTCTG GCCTAGAAGTACTCCCTGGGGAAATAGTAGAGGAGACTGCTGCAAATTATACTCATTATGAAAGTAAACACACATCACTTAACTTCAAAGTGAATCCAAATGTTGAAGAGTATAATGAAAATTCATATGACCAG GTAttgacagatgaagttcaacctttCACATTGGATGAAGATTTTGACTATGACTATGTCTGTCTTAAGCCTAAATACACTGAGACTGAAATTAAAACTATCTCTGCCTTGTCAAAACAGAGGTTGGAAAGGGAGAACTTAATGTAG
- the iftap gene encoding intraflagellar transport-associated protein isoform X2 has product MKGMDKVEHYIDIEKRDNKKQTEYQSNSGLEVLPGEIVEETAANYTHYESKHTSLNFKVNPNVEEYNENSYDQVLTDEVQPFTLDEDFDYDYVCLKPKYTETEIKTISALSKQRLERENLM; this is encoded by the exons atgaagggcatggataag GTAGAACATTACATTGACATTGAGAAAAGGGACAACAAAAAACAAACTGAATACCAAAGCAATTCTG GCCTAGAAGTACTCCCTGGGGAAATAGTAGAGGAGACTGCTGCAAATTATACTCATTATGAAAGTAAACACACATCACTTAACTTCAAAGTGAATCCAAATGTTGAAGAGTATAATGAAAATTCATATGACCAG GTAttgacagatgaagttcaacctttCACATTGGATGAAGATTTTGACTATGACTATGTCTGTCTTAAGCCTAAATACACTGAGACTGAAATTAAAACTATCTCTGCCTTGTCAAAACAGAGGTTGGAAAGGGAGAACTTAATGTAG